The Dendropsophus ebraccatus isolate aDenEbr1 chromosome 3, aDenEbr1.pat, whole genome shotgun sequence genome includes a region encoding these proteins:
- the PCSK1 gene encoding neuroendocrine convertase 1 codes for MEGGCWPYKCIAVVSILSSCCLPFVSGVERRYVNEWAAEIPGGPEEAELLATELGYEFLGPIGPLENHYLFRLSSHPRRMRRSIPHITKRLTEDERVSWAEQQYIKERSKRSAFRPNTEDLFNDPMWSRQWYLQDTRINPSLPKLDLHVIPVWRKGITGKGVVITVLDDGLEWNHTDIYANYDPEASYDFNDNDKDPFPRYDITNENKHGTRCAGEVAMVANNKKCGVGVAYNARVGGIRMLDGVVTDAIEASSIGFNPQHVDIYSASWGPNDDGKTVEGPGRLAQKAFEYGIRQGRNGKGSIYVWASGNGGRQGDNCDCDGYTDSIYTISISSASQQGRSPWYAEKCSSTLATAYSSGDYTDQRIISADLHNDCTETHTGTSASAPLAAGIFALALEQNPNLTWRDMQHLVVWTSEYDPLANNPGWKKNGAGLMVNSRFGFGLLNAKALVDLADPKTWKGVPEKKECIVKDSDFAPRILRSEDEITIEIPTKACEGQDNYIKSLEHLQLEATIEYTRRGDLHITLTSPSGTKTVLLTERERDTSTNGFKNWAFMSVHTWGEDPAGTWTVKITDVSGRKQNEGRIVSWKLVLHGTSTRPDHMTQPRVYTSYNVVQNDRRGVEKMVDNEKEPSIENISTAKPTASPENELEEKVKSEAILRLLKNAFDREAAAAASYAQEQTEIPKHHYYYALDKISKQPDVNGRENSLYNDYIDRFYKNKSYKHRDDLLLQALLNIVDKES; via the exons ATGGAAGGAGGATGCTGGCCTTACAAGTGCATTGCTGTAGTGTCTATCTTGTCGTCATGCTGCTTACCATTTGTGTCTGGGGTAGAGAGACGATATgtgaatgaatgggctgcagagATCCCGGGTGGTCCGGAAGAAGCAGAGTTACTAGCAACAGAACTGGGCTATGAATTCCTTGGTCCG ATTGGACCACTTGAAAATCATTATTTATTCAGACTCTCCTCACATCCAAGGAGAATGCGGAGGAGCATACCACACATAACAAAGCGCCTAACTGAGGATGAGCGA GTATCATGGGCAGAACAACAATATATTAAAGAGAGGAGTAAGCGCTCCGCCTTCAGACCAAACACAGAAGATCTCTTTAATGATCCTATGTGGAGTCGACAGTGGTATTTG CAAGACACAAGAATAAACCCATCCTTGCCGAAGCTGGACCTCCACGTGATCCCAGTATGGAGGAAAGGAATAACAGGAAAAGGGGTTGTTATAACTGTATTAGACGATGGCTTAGAATGGAATCATACTGACATCTATGCAAATTAT GATCCAGAAGCAAGTTATGACTTCAATGATAATGATAAAGATCCCTTTCCACGTTATGACATAACAAATGAGAACAA ACATGGCACCAGATGTGCAGGAGAAGTCGCAATGGTTGCAAATAACAAGAAATGTGGAGTTGGAGTAGCATATAATGCTAGAGTAGGAG GGATTCGAATGCTGGATGGAGTCGTGACTGATGCAATTGAAGCAAGTTCTATTGGGTTTAATCCTCAGCATGTGGACATTTACAGTGCCAGCTGGGGACCTAATGATGATGGGAAAACTGTTGAAGGTCCTGGCAGACTGGCCCAAAAAGCATTTGAGTATGGTATCAGACAG GGACGAAATGGAAAAGGTTCCATCTATGTCTGGGCTTCTGGTAATGGTGGCCGTCAAGGGGATAACTGTGATTGTGATGGATACACAGACAGCATTTACACCATCTCCatcagcagtgcttcccaacaaGGGAGATCACCATGGTATGCAGAGAAATGCTCCTCCACGTTAGCAACAGCCTACAGCAGCGGGGATTACACAGATCAGAGAATT ATAAGTGCAGATCTACATAATGATTGCACTGAGACTCATACAGGCACCTCGGCCTCTGCCCCACTGGCTGCTGGGATTTTTGCTTTGGCTTTGGAACAAAA CCCAAACCTAACATGGAGAGATATGCAGCATCTTGTGGTCTGGACAAGCGAGTATGATCCATTAGCTAATAACCCTGGCTGGAAAAAGAATGGAGCAGGTCTGATGGTGAACAGTAGATTTGGATTCGGTTTGCTTAATGCTAAGGCCCTTGTGGATTTAGCTGATCCTAAAACATGGAAAGGAGTCCCTGAGAAGAAAGAATGTATTGTGAAAGACAGTGACTTTGCACCAAG AATTTTAAGATCAGAAGATGAAATTACAATAGAAATTCCCACAAAAGCTTGTGAAGGCCAAGACAATTATATTAAGTCTCTAGAGCACTTACAGCTGGAGGCCACTATTGAGTATACACGGCGAGGAGATCTTCACATCACATTGACGTCACCATCAG GAACCAAAACTGTTCTTTTGACTGAACGAGAGAGAGATACATCTACTAATGGATTCAAAAACTGGGCCTTTATGTCTGTCCACACCTGGGGAGAAGACCCAGCAGGAACATGGACTGTCAAAATCACCGATGTG tctggaagaaagcaaAATGAAGGAAGGATTGTAAGTTGGAAGCTGGTGCTGCATGGAACATCAACCCGTCCAGATCACATGACTCAACCCAGAGTGTATACTTCCTACAATGTTGTCCAGAATGATCGGAGAGGTGTGGAGAAAATGGTAGACAATGAAAAG GAACCCAGTATTGAAAACATATCTACAGCAAAACCAACAGCTTCCCCAGAAAATGAACTGGAAGAAAAAGTGAAATCAGAAGCAATACTACGTCTTCTGAAGAATGCCTTTGACAGAGAGGCGGCAGCAGCGGCTTCATATGCACAGGAACAGACTGAAATTCCTAAGCACCATTACTATTATGCTCTGGATAAAATAAGCAAGCAGCCAGATGTAAATGGCAGAGAGAACAGCTTATACAATGACTATATCGATCGATTCTACAAAAACAAGTCTTACAAGCATAGAGATGACCTTCTGTTGCAAGCTCTTCTGAATATTGTAGACAAGGAGTCATAG